One Bacteroidota bacterium genomic region harbors:
- a CDS encoding RnfABCDGE type electron transport complex subunit G — translation MASKKESTFVSMTLTLFIVTAVAAFALGGVYNLTKDKIKASKAQKVTDAITKVLPEFDRVESTGFVEKGELVKSIYKRDPVADTITLYKAYKGEEYIGTAVKTYTTLGFSGKFWIMVGVDAEGKIYNTAVVEHFETPGLGDKMDESKSKFPLQFIGKDPNVFAISVKKDGGEVDAITAATISSRAFCDAVNRAFDAIKSVGGNE, via the coding sequence ATGGCAAGTAAAAAAGAATCAACATTTGTTTCAATGACATTAACATTGTTTATTGTGACAGCTGTAGCAGCCTTCGCCTTGGGTGGAGTATATAATCTCACAAAAGACAAAATTAAAGCATCAAAAGCGCAAAAAGTTACCGATGCAATTACAAAAGTATTACCTGAATTTGATCGGGTTGAATCAACAGGTTTCGTTGAAAAAGGCGAATTGGTCAAGAGTATTTATAAAAGAGATCCGGTTGCAGATACCATTACCTTGTATAAGGCCTATAAAGGAGAAGAATACATTGGTACGGCAGTTAAAACGTATACAACTTTAGGTTTTAGCGGAAAATTTTGGATAATGGTTGGTGTTGATGCTGAAGGAAAAATATATAATACAGCAGTTGTTGAGCATTTTGAGACACCTGGTTTAGGTGATAAAATGGATGAATCTAAGTCTAAGTTCCCATTGCAATTTATTGGAAAAGATCCGAACGTTTTTGCCATAAGCGTGAAAAAGGATGGTGGAGAAGTGGACGCTATTACTGCTGCTACCATTAGCTCACGAGCATTTTGTGATGCTGTTAATCGTGCATTTGATGCTATAAAAAGTGTGGGAGGAAATGAATAA
- a CDS encoding RnfABCDGE type electron transport complex subunit D — MSNKILTVSPSPHVHGNQSVPRIMWGVVIAMIPAMLVSVYFFGLEALRVTLIAVAASIVCEYLIQKYLIKGPSTIGDGSAIITGILLAFNVPSNLPWWIIVIGAIVAIGMGKMSFGGLGKNPFNPALVGRVFLLISFPVHMTSWPVAKPLFGGMATDAVSGATFLGNIKEQMGAIKEGLTSVGEIIAKGIPQYNEAGELVSHQITDYTQLLFGHMGGSLGEISVIALLIGAVFMLFRKIISWHIPVAYLGSAIILSGILWLVDPSLYLNPVYHLLAGGMMLGVFFMATDMVSSPMSTKGQLVFGIGCGVLTIIIRVFGAYPEGVSFAILIMNAFVPLINRGFKPAKFGETIKA, encoded by the coding sequence ATGAGCAATAAAATATTAACAGTTTCTCCCTCTCCTCATGTACATGGTAACCAAAGTGTACCGAGGATTATGTGGGGTGTGGTGATTGCCATGATACCAGCCATGCTGGTTTCAGTATATTTCTTTGGATTAGAAGCTCTTCGTGTAACATTAATCGCAGTTGCAGCCAGTATTGTATGTGAATACCTGATTCAGAAATACTTAATTAAAGGGCCTTCAACAATTGGAGATGGTTCTGCAATTATTACAGGTATTTTACTTGCCTTTAATGTACCATCTAATTTGCCTTGGTGGATAATTGTTATAGGAGCAATTGTGGCCATAGGCATGGGTAAAATGTCATTTGGAGGATTGGGAAAAAATCCATTTAATCCAGCTTTAGTCGGACGTGTATTTCTTCTGATATCTTTCCCTGTACATATGACTTCTTGGCCAGTTGCTAAACCATTATTTGGTGGTATGGCTACCGATGCAGTTTCTGGAGCTACCTTTCTTGGTAACATCAAAGAACAAATGGGTGCAATCAAAGAAGGCTTAACTTCTGTCGGAGAGATCATTGCAAAAGGAATCCCTCAATACAATGAAGCAGGTGAATTAGTTTCTCATCAGATTACAGATTATACCCAATTACTATTTGGGCATATGGGAGGTTCGTTAGGTGAAATATCCGTTATTGCACTCCTGATAGGAGCAGTCTTCATGTTATTCCGTAAAATTATAAGCTGGCATATTCCTGTTGCCTATTTAGGCTCTGCAATTATTTTATCTGGCATTTTATGGCTGGTTGATCCTAGCCTTTATTTAAATCCTGTTTATCATTTATTAGCAGGAGGGATGATGTTAGGTGTTTTCTTTATGGCTACCGATATGGTCAGTTCTCCTATGTCCACAAAAGGTCAGTTAGTTTTTGGTATTGGATGTGGGGTTTTAACAATCATTATTCGAGTATTTGGTGCTTATCCAGAAGGAGTTTCATTTGCTATTCTCATTATGAATGCTTTTGTACCATTAATTAACCGTGGTTTTAAACCTGCCAAGTTTGGCGAAACAATTAAAGCTTAA